From Gimesia panareensis, the proteins below share one genomic window:
- a CDS encoding ATP-binding protein, with product MAKKKAVRKTTTDTEATPASPQDSARQQAPAEERYAEEFTFLRVIDTAPRPAGWLLSPERVVDFLCGTNGESIRAPSSSKLPAGLPKSMKLEPKFVGPRSLVERCVVTLAGERGLLLVGQPGTAKSMLGELLSAAISGTSALTIQGTAGASEDHFKYGWNYAMLLDKGPRPEALVPSPVFTGMRQGALVRIEEITRCLPEVQDSLISILSERRLMIPELSGEEGSLFAAPGFNLIATANLRDRGVSEMSAALKRRFNFETVLPIADPEQEVQLVGTRARAVLHDSGLTGDVDQRLLEILVTTFRDLRDGQTAEGWSVERPAAVMSTAEAVTVAAAITRQGAFFSAQKDPVSLVPGYLLGVVFKDNVDDLDRLLAYWDGPVRRRGERDPLWKRMYDLRDVLEDAELEM from the coding sequence ATGGCCAAGAAAAAGGCAGTCAGGAAGACAACGACGGATACCGAGGCGACTCCCGCTTCCCCACAGGACTCAGCACGCCAGCAGGCGCCCGCGGAAGAACGTTACGCGGAGGAATTCACGTTTCTGCGTGTCATCGATACCGCGCCGCGACCTGCCGGCTGGTTATTGTCTCCCGAGCGGGTCGTGGATTTTCTTTGTGGAACGAATGGGGAGTCGATCCGGGCTCCCTCCTCCAGCAAACTTCCAGCCGGCCTGCCCAAATCGATGAAACTGGAACCGAAATTTGTCGGTCCCCGGTCTCTTGTGGAACGTTGTGTGGTGACACTGGCAGGTGAACGCGGACTGTTGCTGGTGGGGCAACCCGGGACAGCGAAAAGTATGCTGGGCGAACTGCTCTCAGCGGCCATCAGCGGAACCAGCGCGCTGACCATCCAGGGGACTGCCGGTGCCAGCGAGGATCATTTCAAATATGGTTGGAACTATGCAATGCTGCTGGATAAAGGTCCCCGTCCGGAAGCCCTGGTACCCTCTCCCGTCTTTACCGGTATGCGACAGGGGGCTCTGGTCCGCATCGAAGAAATCACACGCTGTCTGCCGGAAGTGCAGGATTCATTAATCAGTATCCTCAGCGAACGTCGACTGATGATTCCGGAATTGAGTGGCGAAGAGGGCAGCCTGTTCGCTGCACCAGGATTCAATCTGATTGCCACCGCCAATCTGCGGGACCGCGGCGTTTCGGAAATGTCAGCAGCGCTGAAACGACGGTTTAATTTTGAAACGGTCCTGCCGATTGCCGATCCGGAACAGGAAGTCCAACTGGTCGGCACCCGGGCACGGGCCGTACTGCATGATTCAGGACTGACAGGAGACGTTGATCAGCGATTGCTGGAAATTCTAGTGACGACATTCCGTGATTTACGAGACGGTCAAACCGCGGAGGGCTGGTCCGTCGAGCGACCTGCAGCCGTGATGAGTACTGCGGAAGCGGTTACCGTCGCCGCTGCTATCACGCGACAGGGGGCCTTTTTCAGTGCGCAGAAAGATCCCGTTTCACTGGTCCCCGGCTATCTGCTGGGAGTCGTCTTTAAAGACAACGTGGATGACCTGGATCGCCTGCTGGCCTACTGGGATGGTCCCGTACGTCGACGGGGAGAACGGGATCCGCTCTGGAAACGCATGTATGATCTGCGGGACGTTCTCGAAGATGCAGAGCTGGAAATGTAA